Below is a window of Streptomyces genisteinicus DNA.
CACCGACACGTGGTGCTTGGCGAGCTCCGCGCGCTGCTCCTTGATGACGGTGGCGCGGGCGCGGAAGTGCGGGTCCTCGTTGGCCTGGTACTTCTCCTGGACGGCCTTGACCGACTCGGCCTCGATGCGGGCCTGGGCCGGGTCGTAGACGCCGCAGGGCAGGTCGCAGTGGGCGCTGACCTTTACCTTGGGGGCGAACAGGCGGGAGAGCATGGAGCTGTCCTTCCTCGTGATCGTCTTCTCAGGTGGGACATTACTCCGTGAGAAGCGTGATTTCGCGAGTGCCCCCTGGGGCTTAGGGCAAAAGTCCGGGGCCGGACGGGACCGCGGGCGGAACGTACGAACGCATGCGGGAGGCATCCGATGGCGGAGCAGGGCCGTGAGCCCGGGGCACGGTTCGGGCTGGCGGAGGTGACGGGGCCGTCGATGGTGCCCACACTCGTGCACGGCGACCAGCTGCTGGTGGACTACCGGGCGGTGCTCCGGCAGGGGGACGTCGCCGTGCTCCGCCATCCGCTCCAGCAGGACCTGCTCATCGTCAAGCGGCTCGCCGAACGCCGCCCGGAGGGCTGGTGGGTGCTGGGGGACAACCCGCACGCCCACGGCGACAGCCGGGAGTTCGGCGCGGTGCCGCCCGATCTGCTCCTCGGGCGGGTGCGGACCCGGTTCAGACCGCGTGCGGCCGATCAGCGGTCGGTGGCCGCCGTGGCGTCCTGGCTGGTCTCCTCGCTGCGTCCGGTGCTGCCCGACCGTTCGCTCTCCAGGCGCTTGCGGGCCCGGTAGGCCGCGACGTTCGCGCGGGTGGCGCAGCGGTCCGAGCAGTAGCGGCGGGAACGGTTGGTCGAGGTGTCGAGGTAGGCGTTGCGGCAGGGCGCGGCCTGGCAGAGGCCGAGGCGGTCGACGCCGTGCTCGGTCAGGTGGAAGGCGAGTCCCATCGCGGCGATGGCCGCGTAGCCCGTGGTCGCGTTCGACGAGTGGTCGGCGAGGTGCATGTGCCACAGGGGGCGGCCGTCGTCGTCGCGCTGGTCGTGCCCGGAGATCTGGGGGCTGACCGGGAACTCCAGCAGCAGCGAGTTGAGCAGGTCCACGGCCCCGTTCTCGTCGCCGTCGTCGGCCGCCGTGAAGACGGCCCGCAGCCGGGCGCGGACCGAGCGGAACCGGGTGACGTCGGCGTCCGTGGCGCGGCGGGCCATCTGGGCGGAGGCGCCGAACAGCTCGCGCACCGCCTCCACGGAGGTCAGCGAGTCCTTGCCGCGGGCCGGCTCCTCGGTGTTGACCAGGCGCACGGCGAAGTCCGAGTAATGGGCCAGTTCCACTTGTAGTCCTTACTGCAACGGTCTACTGTCGGCGATACAGCCGTAACAGCTGCTATGGATACGAGGGTATTACGGACGGGAGGGTTCCGGTGGCGGGAACCACGGCGGACACGGGAAGCGACTGGCGGGCCTGGCAGGAGAGCTGGGACCGCCAGCAGGAGTGGTACATGCCCGACCGCGAGGAGCGGTTCCGCGTCATGCTGGACATGGTCGAGGCCACCGTGGGCACGGCCCCCAGAGTGCTCGACCTCGCCTGCGGTACGGGCAGTATCACGGACCGGCTCCTCACCCGCTTCCCCGACGCCACCAGCACGGGCGTGGACCTCGACCCCGCGCTGTTGACGATCGCCCGGGGCTACTTCTCCGGGGACGAGCGCGTCGCCTTCGTGACGGCCGACCTGACGGACCCCGGCTGGACCGACGCGCTCCCGCACCGGAGCTACGACGCGGTGCTCACCGCCACCGCGCTGCACTGGCTGCGCACCGGGCCGCTCGCCACGCTCTACGGGCAGCTCGCGGGCCTCGTCCGCGCGGACGGCGTCTTCATGAACGCCGACCGGATGAAGGACACGACCACCCCGCGGATCAACGCCGCCGAGCGCGCCCACCGGCACGCCGGCATGGACCGGGCCCGGGCGGCCGGCGTGCTCGACTGGGCGGACTGGTGGGCCCTCGCCGCCGCCGACCCGGTGCTCGCCGCCCCGACCGCCGAGCGCTTCCGCATCTACGGCGAGCACGCCGACGGCGAGACGCCCTCGGCCCACTGGCACGCCGAGACACTGCGCGCGGCCGGCTTCGGCGAGGCCCGCACGGTGTGGGCGTCGCCGAGCGACGCGCTGGTCCTGGCCGTCAGGTAGCCGTACGCCACAGGGGCGGCACGGGAGATCCCCGTACCGCCCCTGTGGCATGTCCTGCGCCGGCGACCGGCTCAGAGCACCTTGGAGAGGAACGCCTTGGTGCGTTCGTGCTGCGGG
It encodes the following:
- the sodN gene encoding superoxide dismutase, Ni, whose product is MLSRLFAPKVKVSAHCDLPCGVYDPAQARIEAESVKAVQEKYQANEDPHFRARATVIKEQRAELAKHHVSVLWSDYFKPPHFEKYPELHQLINDALKALSAAKGSTDPETGQKALDYIAQIDKIFWETKKA
- the sodX gene encoding nickel-type superoxide dismutase maturation protease; the encoded protein is MAEQGREPGARFGLAEVTGPSMVPTLVHGDQLLVDYRAVLRQGDVAVLRHPLQQDLLIVKRLAERRPEGWWVLGDNPHAHGDSREFGAVPPDLLLGRVRTRFRPRAADQRSVAAVASWLVSSLRPVLPDRSLSRRLRAR
- a CDS encoding CGNR zinc finger domain-containing protein, with product MELAHYSDFAVRLVNTEEPARGKDSLTSVEAVRELFGASAQMARRATDADVTRFRSVRARLRAVFTAADDGDENGAVDLLNSLLLEFPVSPQISGHDQRDDDGRPLWHMHLADHSSNATTGYAAIAAMGLAFHLTEHGVDRLGLCQAAPCRNAYLDTSTNRSRRYCSDRCATRANVAAYRARKRLESERSGSTGRSEETSQDATAATDR
- a CDS encoding class I SAM-dependent methyltransferase, whose amino-acid sequence is MAGTTADTGSDWRAWQESWDRQQEWYMPDREERFRVMLDMVEATVGTAPRVLDLACGTGSITDRLLTRFPDATSTGVDLDPALLTIARGYFSGDERVAFVTADLTDPGWTDALPHRSYDAVLTATALHWLRTGPLATLYGQLAGLVRADGVFMNADRMKDTTTPRINAAERAHRHAGMDRARAAGVLDWADWWALAAADPVLAAPTAERFRIYGEHADGETPSAHWHAETLRAAGFGEARTVWASPSDALVLAVR